The Staphylococcus sp. 17KM0847 DNA segment GCTTCGGTAGCATTAAATGAAGTTTGAGCAGTTTTCATTGTATAACCTAATTGGACATCTTTTAAATTTTCTGCTGCCTCAGTAAAAGTCACCTTATAAAGTACTTTAGAAGTGACGCCAGTTTCTGCAGAAATTTCTTTACGGCTAGGATCTAAAGAATCAGCTGCTTTAAAATAATCACTTTCGTATGCAATACGTTCAACCGTTGCTGCAATTTTGTCGGTATCCTTAATATAAAAATGTTTAGGCATTTCGCTCGCTGGTTCTTGTGTTTCTACATAGAAAGTGTCTCCCTTATGAACTGTTTGCCCTTCAAATGACATATCAACTTTGGCTTCACCGTTATCATTTGTTTGATTGTATAATGTTGTCGTACCTTCAAACGCCCAAGGATTTGAACTCACTGTTACTTTTGTTGGCGTAATTGTTGGAGGATCAGGAAAATCTGTTACCGGTGTATTTTGACCTGTCGGTGCAATCGTCTGATCTGTTGCTACTGCATCTGCTGATGACAATGTTGCTGCACGGAAAGCTGAATATTGTGGAATAGGCTGACCTTCTTGAGGAAAGGCTTCTGCACGACTTGGCGGTTCAGGATATGATGATGTATCAACTGATTCTGTTGATGTCGTTTCTGTTGATGTCATTTCTTTTGTTGCGATATTTTCTTCAGAAGCGACTTCTGTTGGTGTTGCTTCTTTTGCTGCTATATTCTCATCAGAAGTAGGTTCTGCTGTTTCTTTTGTTTCATTTACCTCTGTTGGTTCTGCTGTTTTTTCTATTTCAGTTGTTTCTTTTGCTGTTGACTCATCAGTCGTTTCTGTTGGCGACGTAGTTTCATCTGTCACTGATTCAGGTGACTCTACTGCCTCTTCTTTTAATTCAGTATTTTGTACTGTTTCATCTGTTGGTGTTGCTTCACTAGCACTCTCTTCTGATGCAACTGTTTCATCATTTGTGACCGGTTCCAAATTATCGGTTGAACCCTCACTTGATTGACTGTCAACTGGTGTACTTGTATCTTCTGGTGCTACATCAGTATCTTGTGCTACTGCTTCTGTATCTGTCGCTGTTTTTTCACTTGCAGATGCCGAACCAGCCCCCATAATAAGTGCTGTTCCTAAAAGTGCTGAACATACACCAATTGAAAATTTACGGATTGAGAAACGGTGTTTTTGTTTAAATAACATAAATGTCCTCCTTTTTAGTTAAGAATAATAGATTAATTCATGAACGATGGCTTAATGCTTGTTCTTTTTAATTTATTATTTTTTAGACATATATTATTACATCTAAATTCACAGTAATAATACCTATATTTTTTATAAAAATCAACACTAATTATTTATTATTTTTAGTAATTAAGAAGCCCTCAACACTCTTTTTCACAACCATTGAAAACATAAATTATATTTCACGCCTCTGTATATAAAATTTAATTTATAAATATAATATTTTCATATAATAAAGGGTATTGTTTCATATTACACCGGGAATTTTTTTGAATTCCTCTTAAAATAATATGAATTTAAATAAACTTTTATGTTGCCTGCTATTTAATTCATACTATTATCATCATGATTATACTTAGCAGTTTCATATCTAATTTTATTTTGTGAAAGATAACTATACTAATAAAAAGTTTAATTATTTTTGTTATTACAAAGTTATAATTGTAGATTTTCATTATTGTATTTTTTTATTTTGTGTCAGAATTTCAAATTTTTAAGAAATCAGTATTAAGAAATGATCATCATTAACTTCGTTGAAAGTAGTTTCTATTTTTAAAATCTACCTTTCAATAACCTGCCCAAAATAAAAGGAACGAGACAGAAAGCTCATTTTATAAAAAGCTTTCATTATCTCGTTCCTGAAAAGGTGTCTTAAGAATAAAACGATTTGTTGAAGTTATTTTCAGCTCTATTTATCCACTGATTTAGAGCCACTTTTACCACATTATTAAAGCGCATAACATATTGTGAGATTGTGCTTTTAGTATTGTAATATCACAAGTCTAAGAGTTTATCCTTATCTTCTATGATAATTTTTTTCCCTATACGTTGGATATAGCCTTCATTTTCCAAATATTTAAATTTTCGAGAAAGTGTTTCTGGTGTCGTACCTAAGTATAAGGCAATATCTTTCATTGTTATAGGCAAATCTAATTCATTTTTTTCTCTACCTTCTAATAAATCTAAGAGGTATGCTGCAAGACGATCCTCTATACGTTCCATAGATAATAGTTGCACTTGTCTTTCCATTTTAGCCATTTTTTTCGCACTGAATTCAAACAGCTTAAGCGCTATTCGAGGATTTGTTAATAGCACTTGGTTAAAGGCTGTTTTACTCAAACTACAAATTTCAGTTTTTTCAAGTGCTTGACCGAAAAGTTCTTCATTTTTTATACCGAACAGCTGATTTTCTCCTTCGTAATCCCCTAATTCTACAATACGAAAAAGTTGTTCTTTACCGTTTGAAGATAACTGATATACTTTCATACGCCCTCTAGCAACAATCACTAATTTATCATCTCCGGGCTGAAAAATAATGTCGTTCTTCTTATACGTGTGATGTGTTGCCAGTTTGTTAATTTCAATTTGTTCTTCTTTTGAAAGGTCATAAAATAATGGAACAAGTGTTACACATAAATGGTTCATTGCAGCAACACCTCCTTATTTTGAATTTATTCTTGAGCCAGTGTATCAAAGTGTTTTAACATTTGATACGTTTGTGTCATTGTTTCACAGGCATCATTAGGAATCATGTACTGATTTGTAAGACGACGTAATTCTAAAAACGCATTGGATAAATCCCAATTATTATGTTGTGCTTTATCTTGAATGCTTTTATAGATTTTACGTACTTCAAAAACTTCTGGATGATTTTTTCCGTGTGCTTTCGTAATGGCTTGGGTATATAATTCTAATGTATCATGATTTGATTCAAAATAGTCTTTTAACATGCTTTGCTCTCCTTGTCTATCTTTCTGAAGTTTTTAATACATCATACCCTACTGACTCTACTGCATGAGTAATCTCATCAATATTTGTTCGTTTTGTATCAAATTGAACTTTAGCTTTACTTGCGTTGAAAAGTACTTTAACCGTATCTTCATCAACACCATATACTTGTTTTATAGCACTTTCGATCTTATGCATACATGTTGGACATGCCAATGTTTCGAGTTGTAAAGTGGCTTTGTGCATCATTTTAACAATCTCCCTTCTTTTGATTAACTCCAGTATAATATAATGTTTGCTATAAAAAATTGATCTCTATCAAGATGCTTTATTCTTATTTATATTTTAAAAGTCGCATTGCATTTAAAATGACGATTAGAATACTGAATTCATGTATGAACATACCTACTGCCATATTTACCCATGAGCTTAAAAGTAGACTTGCCAGTAGAAATACGACAACTAACAGTGCTATGGCAATATTTTCAATCATATTACGACGTATCGCTTTTGCTAATCGCATTGCATATGTAATATGTTTGAAGTCGGAATGCATCAATACTACATTAGACGTTTCAATAGCTATATCCGTACCGCCTCCCATCGCAATACCAGTATGTGCTAAAGCAAGTGAGGGACTATCATTAATACCGTCCCCAATAAAAGTGACGATGTTATTATTTTTTTGATATTTTCTTACATATTCTGCTTTGTCTTCTGGTAATAATTGACCATAAGCTTCTGTAAGCTCTAACTTTTTCGCAACTAAATCGACTGTTCCTTGATTATCACCAGATAAAAGTACTAAGTTTCTAATACCCATTTTTTTAAGCTTTTCTAAATTTTCTCTCACACCTCCGCGGATTTGATCACGAATACCTAGAATAAGTACCAGCTCTCTATCAATCGCAGTAAGCACGATGGAGTTGCCTTCAGATTCCATATCCTCTAAATCTTCTTGCATTTGATGTGTTAAAGTTACACCATATTGATTCATCAAATAAAGGTTCCCTACTAGTACTTGATGATTTTTAATTTGTGCTACAATGCCACCACCTTGAATCACTTCTGTTGCCTCTATTTTTTCCGTTGTTGTATGGGGATAATAATTTACAATTGCTTTTGCTAATGGATGATCTGATTCTTTTTCAACACTGACTAACAAACTATCAATATATTCCTTTTTATTCCTGTAATAAATCGTATTTGATACTTGAGGATTGCCATAAGTTAATGTTCCTGTTTTATCAAAAATCATAGTATTGGTCTGACTAAAACGCGTAATAACGTCACTTCCTTTAAATAAAATGCCATGACGTGCAGCGTTACCAATGCCCGATACATTGGATACAGGCACACCGATTACAAGTGCACCGGGACAGCCTAATACTAAAATCGTAACTGCTAATTCAATATTATGCGTGAATATCCAAATCATTATCGCAAATATAAGTACACCGGGTGTATAATATTTAGAAAATCGATCAACCAAACGTTCTGCTTGTGACTTTGAATCTTGTGCTTCTTCTACAAGTTCAATAATTTTTCCAAATGTCGTATCTTCTCCTACTTTTTCTGTTCGTAAGTGTATCGTACCATTTTCAAGTATTGTTCCTGCAAAAACCGAACTGTTTAAAGATTTAACTACTGGAATGGATTCCCCTGTGATACTTGATTCATTGACAGTCCCTTTCCCGAATATCACTTGACCATCTACTGGAATTTTGCTCCCTGTTTTTACTAAAAGAATATCTCCTTCATTAATATCATCAACACTAACTTCTTCAAATTCGCCTGTTTTTACTTGACGATAAGCTGTGTCTGGTACCATTTCGACAAGGCTTTTAATAGCTGAACGTGTTTTCGCCAAAGTTCGTTGTTCTAAAAAAGCACCAAATAAAAAAAGAAATGAGACAATGGCAGACTCTTCAAATGCTCTGATCACAAAAGCACCTATAATCGCTAGTGTGACAAGTAAATCAATACTAATCACTTTAACCTTGAGTGCTTGGTACGCTTGGATAACAATAGGAAAGCCACCTATTAATGAAGCTACTAATAATAAATATGTTGCATACACTTCACTACCTATAATCCATTTTGTTATAAAAGCCAAAATGATAAGAAGTCCTGTCATTGCTATAATCCCATTACGATAACGCTTTAACCCTCTTTGCATAAAGTCAACCTCCTTCGATTGACCTTAGTATAGTTGACGTTTGACGCTTCATCATTGATTTATATCAAGTTTCTTTAAAAGCTTACAAAAATATAAAAACTGCAAATACAATGGTTCTCCCACCATCATTGCAGTTTTAAAACTTCACTTATTGTTATTTAAAAGAAAATATCTTTAGTTCTTTTTATGATATTACATTATTCTTTTTACCTACCATTCTCAATAATCTCATCTAAATTTTTAACTCATCCAATCGTTCTTGTCCCACCTTCAACATCTCTTCCTCTACCTTACTCCATTTTCCAAAGAGGCACTCTTGTAGAACATCGGTTGCGGAATCTTCATCAGTTTCAGAGTCATAAATACAAGCCCTATCTCTTTGATAAATCTGAATCTGATCAAAGCATTTATCGTTTTCTAACTCCCTTAGGTTATCTACCAAGCTCCCTACAATACCATCATGATGTTCTTTTGAGGTTGCTCTAGCTTGACTCGAATTTACCGAATAGACTTCTTCATAGCGAATTAGGGTGCTGAGGTAGGACAATTCAGGCTTAGTTGCCATCAAGACTAATGA contains these protein-coding regions:
- a CDS encoding heavy metal translocating P-type ATPase: MQRGLKRYRNGIIAMTGLLIILAFITKWIIGSEVYATYLLLVASLIGGFPIVIQAYQALKVKVISIDLLVTLAIIGAFVIRAFEESAIVSFLFLFGAFLEQRTLAKTRSAIKSLVEMVPDTAYRQVKTGEFEEVSVDDINEGDILLVKTGSKIPVDGQVIFGKGTVNESSITGESIPVVKSLNSSVFAGTILENGTIHLRTEKVGEDTTFGKIIELVEEAQDSKSQAERLVDRFSKYYTPGVLIFAIMIWIFTHNIELAVTILVLGCPGALVIGVPVSNVSGIGNAARHGILFKGSDVITRFSQTNTMIFDKTGTLTYGNPQVSNTIYYRNKKEYIDSLLVSVEKESDHPLAKAIVNYYPHTTTEKIEATEVIQGGGIVAQIKNHQVLVGNLYLMNQYGVTLTHQMQEDLEDMESEGNSIVLTAIDRELVLILGIRDQIRGGVRENLEKLKKMGIRNLVLLSGDNQGTVDLVAKKLELTEAYGQLLPEDKAEYVRKYQKNNNIVTFIGDGINDSPSLALAHTGIAMGGGTDIAIETSNVVLMHSDFKHITYAMRLAKAIRRNMIENIAIALLVVVFLLASLLLSSWVNMAVGMFIHEFSILIVILNAMRLLKYK
- a CDS encoding Crp/Fnr family transcriptional regulator, which gives rise to MNHLCVTLVPLFYDLSKEEQIEINKLATHHTYKKNDIIFQPGDDKLVIVARGRMKVYQLSSNGKEQLFRIVELGDYEGENQLFGIKNEELFGQALEKTEICSLSKTAFNQVLLTNPRIALKLFEFSAKKMAKMERQVQLLSMERIEDRLAAYLLDLLEGREKNELDLPITMKDIALYLGTTPETLSRKFKYLENEGYIQRIGKKIIIEDKDKLLDL
- a CDS encoding iron-sulfur cluster repair di-iron protein, ric; the protein is MLKDYFESNHDTLELYTQAITKAHGKNHPEVFEVRKIYKSIQDKAQHNNWDLSNAFLELRRLTNQYMIPNDACETMTQTYQMLKHFDTLAQE
- a CDS encoding heavy-metal-associated domain-containing protein; translated protein: MHKATLQLETLACPTCMHKIESAIKQVYGVDEDTVKVLFNASKAKVQFDTKRTNIDEITHAVESVGYDVLKTSER